A window from Deltaproteobacteria bacterium encodes these proteins:
- a CDS encoding dihydrofolate reductase family protein gives MVGFCSRRLDFEATAKGVGYPAVDDKDFNSFQVSLPPLPEQGRIAAYLDARCASIITSLLKAKLPDRVVIVIAPKIVGKGVEAVGDLKIQSMDESLRLAYRKIRRLGSDLIIDAKIEK, from the coding sequence TTGGTTGGATTCTGTAGCCGCAGACTGGACTTCGAGGCGACAGCCAAGGGTGTTGGCTATCCGGCAGTAGATGACAAGGATTTTAACTCTTTTCAGGTTTCTCTTCCCCCGCTGCCGGAACAGGGGCGGATTGCGGCATATCTGGATGCGAGGTGTGCGTCCATCATCACCTCTCTGTTAAAGGCAAAACTGCCTGACAGGGTGGTGATTGTCATTGCTCCGAAGATCGTGGGAAAAGGAGTGGAGGCAGTCGGTGATCTGAAAATTCAAAGCATGGATGAATCCCTCAGACTTGCTTACAGAAAAATCCGAAGGCTTGGTAGTGACCTGATCATCGACGCAAAAATTGAGAAATAG
- a CDS encoding Fic family protein, translating to MNKAKGHAINMGSVPHLYAPPYTMTTEIVHLIAEICEIVGRFSPTADVMITPRLRRENRIRSIQGSLAIEQNSLSLDQVTAVIEGRRVLGSPREILEVRNAFAAYEALPHWSPTEMDDLLAAHRLLMAGLVDEPGVFRRSGIGVFKDQQVVHVAPPAQQVQKLMADLLNWLKTTSEHPLIAGCIFHYEFEFIHPFADGNGRMGRLWQTLILSRWQPWLAFVPVESVIRERLEAYYQALRQSDQQAEATRFIVFMLEALRDTLEQLAAADQVSDHVTDQVKSFLRVLSAGDMTLSEVMKKLSLAHRPSFRSNYVHPALKMELVEMTQPDSTRSPTQRYRLTMKGRGMLEGLRK from the coding sequence ATGAACAAGGCAAAAGGACATGCAATTAATATGGGAAGTGTCCCTCATCTTTACGCGCCACCCTACACAATGACCACGGAAATCGTCCATTTGATCGCAGAGATATGTGAGATCGTGGGGCGATTTTCTCCAACGGCCGATGTCATGATCACCCCCCGGTTGCGACGCGAGAACCGCATCCGAAGCATCCAGGGGTCCCTGGCGATCGAGCAGAATTCCCTCTCACTGGATCAGGTTACGGCGGTCATCGAGGGACGGCGCGTGTTGGGATCGCCGCGGGAGATTCTGGAGGTGCGCAATGCCTTCGCCGCTTATGAGGCGTTGCCGCACTGGTCGCCCACTGAAATGGACGATCTATTGGCCGCGCATCGCCTTCTGATGGCGGGTTTGGTGGATGAACCGGGCGTGTTTCGCCGAAGCGGGATCGGCGTTTTCAAGGATCAACAGGTCGTGCATGTCGCACCGCCGGCGCAACAGGTTCAGAAGCTGATGGCCGATTTATTGAATTGGTTGAAAACCACATCGGAACATCCATTGATCGCCGGTTGCATCTTCCATTACGAGTTCGAGTTCATTCATCCGTTTGCAGACGGCAACGGCCGGATGGGACGACTCTGGCAGACATTGATCCTGAGCCGGTGGCAACCGTGGCTGGCCTTTGTTCCGGTGGAATCGGTGATTCGTGAACGACTGGAGGCGTATTATCAGGCATTGCGCCAGTCCGACCAGCAGGCCGAAGCTACCCGCTTCATCGTTTTCATGCTCGAAGCCCTGCGCGACACCCTGGAGCAGCTTGCCGCCGCCGACCAAGTAAGCGACCATGTAACCGATCAAGTAAAATCCTTCCTGCGCGTCCTGTCGGCGGGTGACATGACCCTTTCCGAGGTCATGAAGAAGCTGTCACTCGCACACCGACCCAGCTTTCGGAGCAATTACGTTCATCCGGCCCTGAAAATGGAACTTGTCGAGATGACGCAACCGGATTCGACGCGCAGCCCCACCCAGCGGTATCGACTGACGATGAAAGGCCGTGGAATGTTGGAGGGGTTGAGAAAATGA
- a CDS encoding AbrB/MazE/SpoVT family DNA-binding domain-containing protein, which translates to MQLIKLGKKGQLSLPKAILQKAGISGETPLLVDATDDGAIVLRQVGVYPIEIYSDERIASFMEEDRMTPDQASLLDRALKK; encoded by the coding sequence ATGCAACTGATCAAATTAGGAAAGAAAGGGCAGCTTTCGTTACCCAAGGCGATTCTGCAGAAGGCGGGCATCAGCGGCGAAACGCCGCTTCTGGTGGATGCAACCGATGACGGGGCTATTGTCCTGAGACAGGTGGGCGTCTATCCGATTGAAATCTACAGCGATGAGCGGATCGCTTCCTTCATGGAAGAAGACAGGATGACGCCGGATCAGGCGTCCTTGCTCGATCGCGCCTTGAAAAAATGA
- a CDS encoding nucleotidyltransferase family protein yields MGKQEIIKIIRNIKPEMESHYGVQRLGLFGSYVREKQKKKSDIDILVTFNRDIDLFDFLDLREYLESQLHVKVDLVMESALKPAIGKRILSEVEYV; encoded by the coding sequence ATGGGAAAGCAAGAAATAATCAAAATCATCAGAAACATCAAGCCAGAGATGGAATCCCACTACGGAGTCCAGCGGCTGGGCCTGTTTGGCTCCTATGTTAGGGAGAAGCAGAAAAAGAAGAGTGATATCGATATACTCGTCACATTCAACCGTGATATCGACCTCTTCGACTTTTTGGACCTGCGCGAATATCTCGAAAGCCAGCTCCATGTCAAGGTTGATCTGGTCATGGAATCCGCTCTAAAGCCAGCCATTGGTAAACGTATTCTGTCCGAGGTCGAATATGTCTAA
- a CDS encoding PIN domain-containing protein, which produces MKLFLDANVIFTAAYSAQGLSRGLFRLAAAGKCSLCTSAFAHEEAVRNIRKKAPDKLEDMTMLMQQVNILPEPHPQWVIQAARLHLAQKDAPVLAAALQGKVDIFVTGDRRDFGHLFGQALEGVKILTPSDTLATVTLL; this is translated from the coding sequence ATGAAACTGTTTCTCGATGCCAACGTAATTTTCACAGCCGCCTACAGCGCCCAAGGCCTGTCACGGGGATTGTTCCGATTGGCTGCGGCGGGAAAATGTTCTCTCTGCACATCTGCCTTTGCCCATGAGGAGGCCGTCAGGAATATACGGAAAAAAGCGCCGGACAAACTTGAGGATATGACCATGCTGATGCAACAGGTGAACATCCTGCCGGAACCACATCCCCAATGGGTCATCCAGGCGGCGCGGCTACACTTGGCCCAAAAGGATGCCCCCGTTCTTGCCGCGGCCCTCCAGGGGAAGGTCGATATTTTTGTCACCGGCGACCGTCGCGATTTCGGCCACCTGTTCGGGCAGGCTTTGGAAGGGGTAAAAATTTTGACGCCGTCGGATACTTTGGCGACGGT